The following are encoded together in the Babylonia areolata isolate BAREFJ2019XMU chromosome 30, ASM4173473v1, whole genome shotgun sequence genome:
- the LOC143275675 gene encoding myosin catalytic light chain LC-1, mantle muscle-like translates to MANREELEEVQDVFDLFDFWDGRDGLIDAVKVGDLLRCVGLNPTLATVKSVGGTAKMGEKQYSFEEFLAIFKQMDSVKEWGTFRDFEEAFKSFDREGQGYISAAECRHLLTAMGERLTDEDVDLIMKLTDIHIDLEGNLKYADFINKVMAGPPEAK, encoded by the exons aggtcCAGGATGTCTTCGATCTGTTCGATTTCTGGGACGGTCGGGACGGTCTCATCGACGCTGTCAAAGTGGGAGACCTCCTTCGGTGCGTGGGTTTGAACCCCACCTTGGCCACTGTCAAGAGCGTCGGTGGTACCGCAAAGATGG GTGAGAAGCAGTACTCGTTCGAAGAGTTCTTGGCTATCTTCAAACAGATGGATAGCGTTAAAGAGTGGGGCACCTTCCGGGACTTCGAGGAGGCCTTCAAATCCTTCGACAGGGAAGGTCAAGGTTACATCTCGGCTGCAGAGTGTCGCCACCTGTTGACAGCCatgg GCGAGAGGCTGACTGACGAGGATGTGGATCTGATCATGAAGCTGACAGACATCCACATCGACCTGGAGGGGAACCTCAAATATGCAG ACTTCATCAACAAAGTCATGGCAGGTCCACCGGAAGCCAAGTAA